A portion of the Rhodococcus pseudokoreensis genome contains these proteins:
- a CDS encoding glycoside hydrolase family 76 protein — translation MQDSWSARADAAEEAVVSRHLRRLWALPGTTLGVVAWPAVRRERLFFSWHYWWQAHLLDCAVDALERDPTPRRRRRIVKLARSHRLRNISGWTNNYYDDMAWLGIALERAQRMHFIDNRSAVQALESQLFDAWAPEAGGGIPWRKGSNFYNAPANGPAGIMLARTGKLWRAQATADWIDDTLRDVHTNLIADGIHPGGEIEKNIYSYCQGVVLGLETELAVRLGSPRHRNRTHRLVDAIDEHLAPHGVIDGGGGGDGGLFNGILARYLALTAVMLPWESPADIRAREIAAQLVLTSAESAWENRLQIEGQPLFGHDWTRQAQLPGMGGGIATFTGGTVRSSGIPERDMSVQLGGWMLMEAAHMVSAAGYPRR, via the coding sequence ATGCAGGACTCGTGGTCGGCGCGCGCGGACGCCGCTGAAGAAGCGGTGGTGAGCAGGCACCTTCGCCGGCTGTGGGCGCTCCCGGGCACCACCCTGGGCGTCGTCGCCTGGCCTGCGGTGCGGCGCGAGCGGCTGTTCTTCAGCTGGCACTACTGGTGGCAGGCCCACCTGCTCGACTGCGCCGTCGACGCCCTCGAACGCGACCCCACGCCGCGCCGTCGTCGCCGCATCGTGAAACTGGCGCGCAGCCACCGTTTGCGGAACATCTCGGGCTGGACCAACAACTATTACGACGACATGGCCTGGCTGGGGATCGCCCTCGAGCGTGCCCAGCGAATGCACTTCATAGACAACAGAAGTGCGGTGCAGGCGCTCGAATCCCAGTTGTTCGACGCCTGGGCGCCCGAGGCGGGGGGTGGAATCCCGTGGCGGAAGGGCTCGAATTTCTACAACGCGCCCGCCAACGGGCCCGCCGGGATCATGCTGGCCCGCACCGGAAAGCTGTGGCGCGCCCAGGCCACGGCCGACTGGATCGACGACACGCTGCGGGACGTGCACACCAACCTGATCGCCGACGGCATCCACCCGGGCGGCGAGATCGAGAAGAACATCTACTCCTACTGTCAGGGCGTCGTGCTCGGGCTCGAAACCGAACTCGCCGTGCGCCTCGGCTCGCCCCGGCACCGCAACCGGACGCACCGGCTCGTCGACGCCATCGACGAGCACCTCGCACCCCACGGCGTCATCGACGGTGGCGGTGGGGGAGACGGCGGCCTGTTCAACGGGATCCTTGCGCGGTATCTGGCGCTGACCGCGGTGATGCTGCCGTGGGAGTCGCCCGCCGACATCCGGGCCCGGGAGATCGCCGCCCAGCTCGTGCTGACCTCCGCGGAATCGGCGTGGGAGAACCGGCTGCAGATCGAGGGGCAGCCGCTGTTCGGCCACGACTGGACCCGGCAGGCGCAGCTGCCGGGGATGGGCGGGGGAATCGCCACCTTCACCGGGGGCACCGTCCGCTCGTCCGGGATCCCGGAACGGGACATGTCCGTCCAGCTCGGTGGCTGGATGCTGATGGAGGCCGCCCACATGGTCTCCGCGGCGGGGTATCCGCGACGCTAG
- a CDS encoding TrmH family RNA methyltransferase — MSGVETGAVEVEVEVAETGPTEWGENPNGVGPWTEEHGTPAPTDPRYDPDLLAGGDRRNVVDAYRYWTREAIVADIDSRRHPLHVAIENFGHDANIGTVVRTANAFAAAAVHIVGRRRWNRRGAMVTDRYQHVLHHTDVDGLVDFARERGLTIVAVDNTPGSVPLETANLPRDCVLLFGQEGPGVTDQAKEVAAMTVSIAQFGSTRSINAGVAAGIAMHAWVRQHADLGRAW, encoded by the coding sequence GTGAGCGGAGTCGAGACGGGCGCGGTGGAGGTCGAGGTCGAGGTGGCCGAGACGGGCCCCACCGAATGGGGGGAGAACCCGAACGGCGTCGGCCCGTGGACCGAGGAGCACGGCACTCCGGCCCCCACCGACCCGCGGTACGACCCCGACCTGCTGGCCGGCGGCGATCGCCGCAACGTGGTCGACGCCTACCGGTACTGGACGCGGGAAGCGATCGTCGCGGACATCGACAGCCGTCGCCACCCGCTCCACGTGGCCATCGAGAACTTCGGGCACGACGCGAACATCGGGACGGTGGTCCGCACCGCCAACGCGTTCGCCGCCGCGGCGGTCCACATCGTGGGACGTCGACGCTGGAACCGGCGCGGCGCCATGGTCACCGACCGGTACCAGCACGTCCTTCACCACACGGACGTCGACGGCCTCGTCGACTTCGCACGTGAGAGAGGTCTCACCATCGTGGCCGTCGACAACACGCCCGGGTCGGTGCCGCTCGAGACGGCGAACCTGCCGCGCGACTGCGTGCTCCTGTTCGGCCAGGAGGGGCCGGGAGTCACCGACCAGGCGAAAGAGGTTGCAGCGATGACGGTGTCGATCGCGCAGTTCGGTTCCACCCGCAGCATCAACGCGGGTGTCGCCGCGGGAATCGCGATGCATGCGTGGGTTCGTCAGCACGCCGACCTCGGTCGTGCGTGGTAG